The proteins below come from a single Eucalyptus grandis isolate ANBG69807.140 chromosome 3, ASM1654582v1, whole genome shotgun sequence genomic window:
- the LOC104437936 gene encoding LOW QUALITY PROTEIN: myosin-15 (The sequence of the model RefSeq protein was modified relative to this genomic sequence to represent the inferred CDS: inserted 1 base in 1 codon): MPEPKMASLRKGSKVWAEDRGSAWIAAEVVDSAGKQVRVLTAAGKKVLASPEKLHPRDADGEELNGVDDMTKLTYLNEPEVLYNLERRYALNDIYTYTGSILIAVNPFTKLPHLYNVHMMDQYKGAPFGQLSPHVFAVADASYRAMVDEGKSQSILVSGESGAGKTETTKLIMQYLTYVGGRTASSGDDRTVEQQVLESNPLLEAFGNARTVRNDNSSRFGKFVEIQFDANGRISGAAIRTYLLERSRVVQITDPERNYHCFYQLCASGRDAEKYKLGHPSLFHYLNQSKTYELEGVSSSDEYLKMRRAMDIVGISSEDQEAIFRTLAGILHLGNIEFSPGKEHDSSAIKDQKSGFHMQMAANLFMCDVNLLLATLSTRTIQTREGNIVKALDCNAAIASRDALAKTIYARLFDWLVDKINRSVGQDPNSRVQIGVLDIYGFECFERNSFEQFCINFANEKLQQHFNEHVFKMEQEEYSKEEINWSYIEFIDNQDVLDLIEKKPIGIIALLDEACMFPKSTHETLSTKLFQNFRSHPRLEKAKFSETDFRIAHYAGKVTYQTETFIDKNRDYVVVEHCNLLSSSXCPFVAGLFPALPEESSRSSYKFSSVSSRFKQQLQALMETLNSTEPHYVRCVKPNSLNQPQKFEKLSVLHQLRCGGVLEAVRISLAGYPTRRSYSEFVDRFGLLAPDLLFGSYDEKMITEKILQKLKLENFQLGRTKVFLRAGQIGSLDSRRAEVLDSAAKCIQHRFHTFIARRDFVSIRGAAYVLQAYCRGCLARTLYEVKQKTMAAIIMQKYLRGWLIRSGYGKVRAAAIAIQSSIRGFAVRQKFLYGKKHRAAILIQARWRMHKFRLALRHHQASIIAIQCLWRRKLAIRELRRLKKEANEAGALRMAKNKLEKQLEDLTWRLHLEKRLRVSNDEAKLAEISKFRKTVESLNLELDAAKLATINECNKNAVLQTQLELSMKEKSSLERELVSVAELKKENAQLKSALDTLESKNSALELALIKARKETDDAIGKLRQVEEKWFQLQENVKSLETKLSNLEDENHILRQKALSVSPKSNRAGLVKAYSEKYSSALALPNSDKKNVFDSPTPTKLILPFSHGLSESRRTKLTAERHQENYELLSRCIREDLGFKDGKPVAACIMYNCLLHWHAFESERTAIFDYIIEGINEVLKVGDENITLPYWLSNASALLCLLQRNLRTTGFLIAAGQRSSGASALTARVMQSVKSPFKHIGFEDGLSHMEARYPAILFKQQLTACVEKIFGLIRDNIKKELSPLLGLCIQAPKIARGKSSRSPGNVPQQFPSSQWESIIKFLDSLMSRLRANHVPSFFIRKLVTQVFSFINIQLFNSLLLRRECCTFSNGEYVKSGLADLEKWIVNAKEEYAGTSWHELNYIRQAVGFLVIHQKRKKSLEEIMQDLCPALTVRQIYRISTMYWDDKYGTQSVSNDVVAQMREILNRDNQNLTSNSFLLDDDLSIPFSTEDIDMAIPAIDPSDIEPPSFLSEYSCVQFLIPHQNQK; encoded by the exons ATGCCT GAGCCGAAGATGGCGAGCCTGCGGAAGGGCTCCAAGGTGTGGGCGGAGGACCGGGGCTCCGCTTGGATCGCCGCCGAGGTCGTCGATTCCGCGGGGAAGCAGGTCCGGGTGTTGACCGCCGCCGGCAAAAAG GTTTTGGCTTCGCCTGAGAAGCTGCATCCTCGGGACGCGGATGGCGAGGAGCTCAATGGGGTCGACGACATGACCAAGCTGACGTACTTGAATGAGCCCGAAGTGCTTTACAACCTCGAGAGGAGATACGCGCTGAATGATATATAC ACTTACACGGGAAGCATTTTGATAGCTGTCAATCCATTTACAAAGCTTCCCCACCTCTACAATGTGCATATGATGGACCAGTATAAGGGAGCTCCTTTTGGGCAGCTAAGTCCACATGTATTTGCAGTGGCTGATGCATCATACAg AGCAATGGTAGATGAGGGTAAGAGCCAATCTATACTAGTTAGTGGGGAAAGTGGGGCTGGAAAAACCGAGACAACAAAACTGATTATGCAGTACCTCACTTATGTGGGGGGTCGCACTGCTAGTTCTGGTGATGATCGAACAGTAGAGCAGCAAGTTCTTGAA TCAAATCCACTATTGGAGGCATTTGGTAATGCGAGGACTGTCAGAAATGATAATTCTAG TCGTTTTGGCAAGTTTGTTGAAATCCAGTTCGATGCGAACGGTAGAATATCCGGTGCCGCAATTAGAACTTATCTTTTGGAACGTTCTCGGGTTGTTCAAATAACTGATCCTGAAAGGAACTATCACTGCTTCTATCAATTATGCGCATCTGGAAGG GATGCAGAAAAATACAAGTTGGGACATCCGAGCCTGTTCCACTACTTAAACCAAAGTAAGACTTATGAGCTGGAAGGAGTGAGCAGTTCAGATGAATATTTGAAGATGAGAAGAGCAATGGATATTGTTGGCATAAGTTCTGAAGACCAG GAAGCTATTTTTCGCACATTGGCCGGAATTCTGCATCTAGGAAATATTGAATTTTCACCAGGCAAAGAGCATGATTCTTCTGCCATAAAGGATCAGAAATCTGGCTTCCACATGCAGATGGCTGCTAATCTTTTTAT GTGTGATGTGAACCTCTTGCTAGCAACGCTATCCACTCGTACAATTCAAACTCGTGAAGGAAACATTGTGAAAGCCCTTGATTGTAATGCTGCAATTGCCAGTCGAGATGCACTGGCAAAGACAATCTATGCTCGGCTATTTGACTG GTTGGTTGATAAGATTAACAGGTCTGTTGGTCAAGACCCAAACTCTCGTGTTCAAATTGGAGTCCTGGATATATATGGCTTTGAATGCTTTGAGCGTAATAG CTTTGAGCAATTCTGCATCAACTTTGCAAATGAGAAGCTTCAGCAGCACTTCAATGAG CATGTGTTCAAGATGGAGCAGGAGGAGTATagcaaagaagaaattaattGGAGCTATATAGAATTTATAGACAACCAAGAtgttttggatttgattgaGAAG AAACCTATTGGGATTATTGCTCTGTTGGACGAAGCTTG TATGTTCCCAAAGTCAACACATGAAACCTTGTCAACCAAACTGTTTCAAAACTTTCGGTCACATCCAAGGTTGGAAAAGGCCAAATTTTCGGAAACAGATTTCAGGATTGCCCACTATGCTGGAAAG GTCACATACCAAACGGAAACCTTCATAGATAAGAACCGAGATTACGTCGTGGTGGAGCATTGCAATCTTTTGTCCTCTT AATGCCCCTTTGTCGCTGGTCTTTTCCCTGCTCTTCCGGAGGAATCGTCAAGATCATCCTATAAATTTTCTTCTGTTTCTTCTAGATTTAAG CAACAACTCCAAGCACTTATGGAAACCCTCAACTCAACAGAACCTCATTATGTGCGTTGTGTAAAGCCAAACTCCCTAAATCAACCGCAAAAGTTTGAGAAACTCAGTGTCTTGCACCAGCTACGCTGTGGG GGTGTTCTGGAGGCAGTTCGCATAAGTTTGGCTGGTTATCCAACTCGAAGGTCTTATTCAGAATTTGTGGATCGTTTTGGACTGCTAGCTCCTGATCTTCTATTTGGAAG TTATGATGAAAAGATGATCACTGAAAAAATCCTGCAGAAATTGAAGCTTGAAAACTTTCAG CTTGGGAGGACCAAAGTGTTTCTTAGGGCTGGTCAAATTGGTAGTTTAGACTCACGGCGAGCTGAGGTTCTGGATAGTGCTGCAAAATGCATCCAACATCGTTTTCATACATTTATTGCAAGGAGGGATTTTGTATCTATCAGGGGTGCTGCTTATGTTCTTCAAGCATACTGTAGAG gaTGCCTTGCCCGGACACTCTATGAAGTGAAGCAGAAGACAATGGCTGCTATTATTATGCAAAAGTATTTGAGGGGCTGGCTGATACGGTCTGGTTATGGGAAAGTGCGTGCAGCTGCCATTGCCATACAGTCAAGTATACGTGGTTTTGCAGTACGCCAAAAGTTTTTATATGGAAAGAAACACAGAGCTGCTATCCTGATTCAG GCTCGATGGAGAATGCACAAGTTCCGCTTAGCTTTGAGGCATCATCAGGCTTCTATCATTGCAATACAGTGTCTATGGAGGCGAAAACTTGCTATAAGAGAACTCAGGAGGCTGAAGAAA GAAGCTAATGAAGCTGGTGCCTTGCGCATGGCTAAGAATAAGCTAGAGAAGCAGTTGGAAGATCTTACATGGCGCTTGCATCTAGAAAAACGTTTACGG GTTTCTAATGATGAAGCTAAGCTGGCGGAGATTTCAAAATTTCGGAAGACAGTAGAATCATTGAATCTTGAATTAGATGCTGCTAAGTTGGCAACAATAAATGAATGTAACAAGAATGCAGTGCTTCAAACTCAGTTAGAATTGTCGATGAAAGAAAAGTCATCCCTGGAAAGAGAGCTTGTTTCAGTTGCAGAGCTGAAGAAGGAAAATGCACAGCTGAAG AGTGCCTTAGACACTTTGGAAAGTAAGAACTCTGCTCTGGAGCTTGCACTCATCAAGGCTCGAAAGGAAACTGATGATGCAATTGGGAAGTTACGCCAAGTGGAAGAGAAGTGGTTTCAGTTGCAAGAGAACGTGAAAAG CCTTGAGACAAAGCTCTCAAACTTAGAAGATGAGAACCACATTTTACGACAAAAAGCACTAAGTGTGTCCCCAAAGAGTAATCGCGCAGGTCTTGTGAAGGCATATTCGGAA AAGTATTCTTCTGCACTGGCTCTTCCAAATAGTGACAAGAAGAATGTtttt GATTCTCCAACTCCTACCAAACTTATTCTACCTTTTTCACATGGCTTGTCCGAGTCACGCAGGACCAAGTTAACTGCTGAGAGACATCAG GAGAACTATGAACTTCTTTCGAGGTGCATCAGAGAAGATCTAGGCTTCAAGGATGGCAAACCAGTTGCTGCTTGTATTATGTACAACTGTCTGCTTCACTGGCATGCCTTTGAATCCGAGAGAACGGCtatatttgattatattattGAAGGAATCAATGAAGTTCTTAAG GTTGGGGATGAAAACATTACTTTGCCTTATTGGTTGTCCAATGCATCAGCACTTCTATGCCTCCTGCAGAGGAACTTACGTACAACCGGTTTTCTTATAGCAGCCGGTCAGCGATCTTCTGGGGCTTCTGCATTGACAGCGAGAGTCATGCAG AGCGTAAAATCACCGTTCAAGCATATTGGTTTTGAGGATGGTCTTTCACATATGGAAGCAAGATACCCTGCCATACTTTTTAAACAGCAGTTAACCGCTTGTGTAGAGAAAATTTTTGGGTTAATTCGCGACAATATTAAGAAAGAATTGTCTCCTCTCCTGGGTTTGTGCATTCAG GCACCAAAAATTGCACGTGGCAAATCTTCTAGATCGCCTGGCAATGTTCCTCAGCAGTTTCCTAGTAGTCAGTGGGAGAGCATTATCAAGTTTTTGGATTCTCTAATGAGTCGTCTTCGAGCAAACCAT GTACCCTCCTTTTTCATTCGTAAGCTTGTCACTCAGGTTTTCTCTTTCATCAACATTCAACTCTTCAACAG TCTTCTCCTGCGGCGTGAATGTTGCACCTTTTCAAATGGTGAGTACGTAAAATCTGGCCTGGCAGATCTGGAGAAATGGATAGTGAATGCAAAGGAGGAG TATGCAGGAACATCTTGGCATGAGCTCAATTACATCAGACAAGCTGTTGGATTTCTG GTGATACATCAGAAGAGGAAAAAGTCTCTAGAAGAAATTATGCAGGATCTGTGTCCG GCATTGACTGTGAGACAAATATATCGAATTAGTACAATGTATTGGGATGATAAATATGGGACTCAAAGTGTCTCAAACGAT GTGGTTGCTCAAATGAGAGAGATCCTGAACAGGGACAATCAAAATCTTACCTCAAATTCATTCTTGTTGGATGATGACCTCAG CATCCCATTCTCAACTGAAGATATCGATATGGCAATTCCGGCAATAGATCCTTCAGATATTGAACCACCAAGCTTTTTGTCTGAGTACTCTTGTGTACAGTTCCTCATCCCGCACCAGAATCAAAAGTAA
- the LOC104437938 gene encoding 2-hydroxy-6-oxononadienedioate/2-hydroxy-6-oxononatrienedioate hydrolase 1: MLPPFLSPVALYERHLRRCLRRSGLSQRTVAVDGDTTLQFWGPGPGPGPDPAAARKPALVFLHGFGPKAIWQWRRQAQHFAAAFDVYVPDLVFFGGSATRSAERSETFQAAAVGKLLEKAGVERYAVVGTSYGGFVAYHMARMWPERVERAVIASSGINRRRSDGEAMAKRAGAGAAAGGGGPADVMLPETAASMRRLLGMAVSRRVSIMVPDFVLNDVIHRLYSENRKEKIELLTGLTTEKDDTPQVSALQQDVLLVWGENDRIFPVEMAHELKELLGKKVRLEVIKDTGHVPQLEDTAQFNKIVESFLRGPPRFRHKDIFKYFIFLSYSSCIIINRLNYCGKWVNFVRLVPFSCPTELGARCRNLSLFHETLMMSFSMASINLTKYPPRDVASCDVWNRMIRGRSNFSTWVYFSTDARVEFRGEIF; the protein is encoded by the exons ATGCTCCCGCCGTTCCTCAGCCCCGTCGCCCTCTACGAGcgccacctccgccgctgcCTGAGGAGGTCCGGCCTGTCGCAGCGGACCGTCGCCGTCGATGGCGACACCACGCTCCAGTTCTGGGGGCCCGGCCCCGGCCCCGGCCCCgaccccgccgccgcccggaaGCCCGCGCTCGTGTTCCTCCACGGGTTCGGCCCCAAGGCGATCTGGCAGTGGCGGCGGCAGGCGCAGCACTTCGCCGCCGCGTTCGACGTCTACGTCCCCGACCTCGTCTTCTTCGGCGGGTCCGCCACGCGGTCCGCCGAGCGGTCGGAGACGTTCCAGGCGGCCGCCGTCGGGAAGCTGCTCGAGAAGGCCGGGGTGGAGAGGTACGCCGTGGTGGGGACGAGCTACGGCGGGTTCGTGGCGTACCACATGGCGCGGATGTGGCCGGAGAGGGTGGAGAGGGCGGTGATCGCCAGCTCCGGGATCAACCGGAGGAGGAGCGACGGCGAGGCGATGGCGAAGAGGGCCGGGGCCGGAGCCGCTGCCGGGGGAGGGGGGCCCGCCGACGTCATGCTGCCGGAGACCGCCGCGAGCATGCGGCGGCTCCTGGGGATGGCCGTGTCCCGGCGGGTCTCGATCATGGTGCCGGATTTCGTGTTGAATGACGTGATCCAT agatTGTATTCGGAAAAtaggaaggaaaaaatagagCTGCTGACGGGATTAACCACTGAAAAGGACGACACGCCTCAAGTTTCTGCCCTTCAACAG GATGTGTTGCTAGTATGGGGAGAAAATGACCGGATATTCCCCGTGGAGATGGCGCACGAACTCAAGGA GCTGCTGGGGAAGAAGGTGAGGCTGGAGGTGATTAAGGACACAGGGCACGTGCCGCAGCTTGAAGACACGGCACAGTTCAACAAGATCGTGGAGAGTTTCCTACGTGGGCCCCCGCGATTCCGACAtaaagatatttttaaatattttatttttttatcttattcgTCCTGCATAATTATTAATCGATTAAATTATTGCGGAAAGTGGGTGAATTTTGTGCGGTTGGTTCCATTTTCATGCCCCACTGAGTTAGGTGCGCGATGTAGAAATCTGTCGCTTTTCCACGAAACATtaatgatgtcattttcaatGGCATCgattaatttaacaaaatatcCGCCCCGCGATGTCGCATCGTGCGATGTCTGGAATCGAATGATTCGAGGTCGTTCCAATTTTTCTACTTGGGTCTATTTTTCAACCGATGCGCGTGTTGAATTTAGAGGCGAAATTTTTTGA
- the LOC104437937 gene encoding guanine nucleotide-binding protein alpha-1 subunit, protein MLSSFIENMGLLCSRHHGYHDADAEENAQAVEIERRIEQETKAEKHIQKLLLLGAGESGKSTIFKQIKLLFQTGFDEAELKSYVPVIHANVYQTIKILYDGSKELAQNDGDSSKYIIADENKEIGEKLSEIGGRLDYPRLTKELAKEIESLWKDDAIQETFTCGYRFQVPDCAQYFMENLQRFSDVNYVPTKDDVLYARVRTTGVVEIQFSPVGENKRSGEVYRLFDVGGQRNERRKWIHLFEGVSAVIFCAAISEYDQTLFEDENRNRMMETKELFDWVLKQPCFEKTSFMLFLNKFDIFEKKVLKVPLNVCEWFKDYESVSTGKQEIEHAYEFVKKKFEELYYQCTAPERMDRVFKIYRTTALDQKLVKKTFKLVDETLRRRNLLEAGLL, encoded by the exons ATGCTGTCTAGTTTCATTGAAAACATGGGATTGCTCTGCAGCAGACACCATGGGTATCATGACGCGGATGCAGAAGAGAATGCACAG GCTGTGGAAATCGAGAGACGGATTGAGCAAGAAACAAAGGCTGAAAAGCACATTCAGAAGCTCCTTCTACTTG GTGCTGGAGAATCAGGGAAGTCTACCATTTTCAAGCAG ATAAAACTTCTGTTCCAAACTGGCTTTGATGAGGCTGAACTAAAGAGTTATGTCCCAGTTATACATGCAAATGTCTATCAGACCATAAAA ATACTGTATGATGGGTCGAAGGAATTGGctcaaaatgatggagattcgTCAAAGTACATCATAGCCGATGAGAACAAG gaaattggagaaaaattgtCGGAAATTGGAGGCAGGCTGGATTATCCACGCCTCACTAAAGAGCTTGCTAAGGAGATCGAAAGTTTGTGGAAAGATGACGCAATTCAG GAAACTTTCACCTGTGGttataggttccaagttcctgACTGTGCTCAGTATTTTATGGAGAACCTGCAAAGATTTTCTGATGTCAATTATGTCCCAACAAAG GATGACGTTCTCTATGCCAGAGTACGCACTACTGGTGTCGTAGAGATCCAGTTCAG TCCTGTtggggaaaataaaagaagtggTGAAGTATATCGACTCTTTGATGTTGGAGGCCAAAGAAacgagagaagaaaatggatcCATTTATTTGAGGGTGTTTCAGCTGTAATCTTCTGTGCTGCCATCAGTGA GTACGATCAGACACTCTTTGAGGATGAAAACAGGAACCGGATGATGGAGACCAAGGAACTTTTTGACTGGGTGTTGAAGCAACCTTGTTTTGAG AAAACATCTTTCATGTTGTTCCTAAACAAGTTTGATATATTTGAGAAAAAAGTTCTCAAG GTTCCTTTAAATGTTTGCGAGTGGTTTAAAGATTACGAGTCAGTTTCAACCGGGAAACAAGAGATCGAACATGCTTATGA ATTCGTGAAGAAAAAGTTCGAGGAGTTATATTACCAGTGCACAGCCCCTGAGCGGATGGACCGGGTCTTTAAGATCTATAGAACGACAGCACTCGATCAGAAACTCGTTAAGAAGACTTTCAAGCTCGTAGATGAGACTTTGAGAAGAAGGAATCTCCTCGAGGCAGGTCTGTTATGA